From a single Calothrix sp. NIES-2098 genomic region:
- a CDS encoding putative ATPase, translating to MSFWDLEIDAELEQLKKELKKRYLDNDCSSEGMESVIEQLNNLVGMQNVKDEINTLINFLKIQKLRQEQKLATVSVTLHSVFCGSPGTGKTTVARLMGEIYKELGILSKGHLVETDRSGLVAGYIGQTAIKVDAIIESALDGVLFIDEAYALKPENSRNDFGQEAIDTLLKRMEDYRDRLVVIVAGYSEEMSRFIDANPGLQSRFNKYFYFEDYQPHELLNIYEKICEQSHFCLTEHSRKTLLTKFNDLYVSRNNKFGNGRLVRNIFDKTIEKQANRLVKIPGVSKEMMMEIIPEDIP from the coding sequence ATGAGTTTTTGGGATTTGGAAATTGATGCTGAACTTGAACAATTAAAAAAAGAGTTAAAAAAACGCTACCTTGATAATGATTGTTCTTCTGAAGGGATGGAAAGTGTTATTGAACAATTAAACAATCTAGTAGGTATGCAGAATGTTAAAGATGAAATCAATACTCTAATAAATTTTTTGAAAATTCAGAAACTACGTCAAGAACAAAAACTTGCTACTGTTTCAGTTACACTTCACTCGGTTTTCTGTGGGTCTCCTGGAACTGGAAAGACAACAGTAGCGCGTCTAATGGGCGAAATCTACAAAGAATTGGGCATACTTTCTAAAGGCCATCTTGTCGAAACTGATCGATCTGGATTGGTAGCTGGTTATATTGGGCAAACTGCTATTAAAGTTGATGCAATCATTGAATCAGCATTAGATGGTGTACTTTTTATTGATGAAGCCTATGCATTAAAGCCAGAAAATTCACGTAATGATTTTGGACAGGAAGCTATAGATACTCTTTTGAAAAGAATGGAGGATTACAGAGATAGGTTAGTAGTGATAGTGGCTGGGTATAGTGAAGAAATGTCTAGATTTATAGATGCTAATCCTGGATTGCAGTCACGATTTAACAAATATTTTTATTTTGAAGATTATCAGCCCCACGAATTACTAAATATTTATGAAAAAATTTGTGAGCAGAGTCATTTCTGTCTGACTGAGCATTCACGAAAAACGCTACTAACTAAATTCAATGATTTATATGTAAGTCGAAATAATAAATTTGGTAATGGTAGGCTTGTGAGAAATATATTTGACAAAACTATTGAGAAACAAGCAAACAGGCTGGTAAAAATTCCTGGAGTCAGCAAAGAAATGATGATGGAAATTATACCCGAAGATATACCTTGA